The following coding sequences lie in one Amycolatopsis cihanbeyliensis genomic window:
- a CDS encoding sulfurtransferase gives MNPLTTVTELRDALDTPHPPTLIDVRWNLAGPPGIDGYRAGHLPGAVFADLDTDLAAPPGAGGRHPLPDMADFEAAMRGLGVCEGHPVVCYDQRDSIVAARLWWMLRYCGHVDVRVLDGGYEAWMRAGLPVRTGDEEAARPGDFRAEPGALPVVTAEEAAAIARGGFLLDARAGERYRGELEPIDPVAGHIPGAVSAPSIDNVDTEGYFRSAERLRERFAALGIDQEAEVATYCGSGVTAAHEVLALHMAGFRAGLYAGSWSDWIQDPAREIATGG, from the coding sequence ATGAACCCGTTGACCACGGTCACCGAACTGCGGGACGCGCTGGACACGCCGCACCCGCCGACGCTCATCGACGTCCGCTGGAATCTGGCCGGGCCGCCGGGTATCGACGGCTACCGTGCGGGCCACCTGCCTGGGGCGGTGTTCGCCGACCTGGACACCGACCTCGCGGCGCCACCCGGTGCCGGCGGCAGGCACCCGTTGCCGGACATGGCCGATTTCGAGGCCGCCATGCGCGGGCTCGGGGTGTGCGAAGGCCATCCGGTGGTCTGCTACGACCAGCGCGACTCCATTGTCGCCGCGCGGTTGTGGTGGATGCTGCGGTACTGCGGGCACGTGGATGTGCGGGTGCTCGACGGCGGCTACGAGGCGTGGATGCGGGCCGGGCTGCCGGTGCGGACCGGAGACGAGGAGGCGGCGCGGCCGGGTGACTTCCGGGCCGAACCCGGCGCGCTGCCGGTGGTCACCGCGGAGGAGGCTGCGGCCATCGCGCGTGGCGGGTTCCTGCTGGACGCCAGGGCGGGGGAGCGCTATCGCGGCGAGTTGGAGCCGATCGACCCGGTGGCGGGCCACATTCCCGGCGCGGTGTCGGCACCCAGTATCGACAACGTTGACACCGAAGGATACTTCCGATCGGCCGAGCGGCTACGCGAGCGTTTCGCCGCGCTCGGCATCGATCAAGAAGCCGAGGTCGCGACCTACTGCGGATCCGGTGTCACCGCAGCGCACGAGGTGCTCGCGTTGCATATGGCCGGTTTCCGGGCCGGGCTGTACGCGGGTTCGTGGAGCGACTGGATCCAGGATCCGGCGCGGGAGATCGCCACCGGTGGCTGA
- a CDS encoding glycosyl hydrolase family 18 protein translates to MLRASVAGLLAIATAAALNPPAHAAGDLTAEFSLSGNTGEYTVTNNGGAAVSGWAVTFELPEGVTASTGAHGTVSQTGTTVTLTPAFYIETLQPGDSTYPYSPTFQLSSPVEPTLCRVDDANCDGSADTPPTAPADPRVTVTTTTTVALEWDAAQPGSLPVTEYEVYRGETLAATVTGTSATITELTPNTEYTFTVVAKDRKGTASEPSAPLTVSTNNPSDDTQAPTAPSNLRATDANSSSITLAWNASTDNTGVAAYDVYRDGTLTTTVAGTSATVDGLSPSTSYSFTVRARDGYDNTSAPSSAITVSTSDVVEGHAKVGYFVQWGIYGRQYFVKNLDTSGAAARLTHINYAFGNIDPNDLTCLQGVTKGTSPDPQDPNQGDGAGDAEADYGRPMSAAQSVDGVGDTGWEDLRGNFNELRELKAKYPHLKVMMSLGGWTYSKYFSDAAATEAAREKFVRSCIDIYIKGNLPEYNGAGGPGSAAGVFDGIDLDWEWPGAEGHAGNHVSPEDKRNNTLLVEEFREQLDALGEQTGERYQLTAFTPADPAKIEAGWELTEVAKDLDFMNVQGYDFHGSGSDNSWEPNRTGHQGNLFVDPDDPYDFHFSVEDAIDVYLDAGVNPRKLTIGLAFYGRGWQGVADGGANGEWQSANGAAPGQFAEEAGTRGYSNLMSSVSNCSVHHDPVAVASYCYTGDGGQWWTFDDTWSIERKTDWIKEKGLLGAMIWEMSGDTRNGTLIRAVDSGLN, encoded by the coding sequence ATGCTCAGAGCCTCGGTCGCCGGGCTACTCGCCATCGCGACGGCCGCTGCGCTGAACCCGCCGGCACACGCGGCGGGCGACCTCACCGCCGAGTTCTCGCTGTCCGGCAACACCGGCGAGTACACGGTCACCAACAACGGCGGCGCCGCGGTCTCCGGATGGGCGGTGACCTTCGAACTTCCCGAGGGCGTCACCGCCAGCACCGGGGCACACGGCACGGTGAGCCAGACCGGGACCACGGTGACCCTGACCCCGGCCTTCTACATCGAGACCCTGCAACCCGGCGACTCGACTTATCCCTACAGCCCGACCTTCCAGCTCAGCTCACCGGTCGAGCCCACCCTGTGCCGGGTGGACGACGCGAACTGTGACGGTTCGGCGGACACCCCGCCCACCGCGCCGGCCGACCCGCGGGTGACGGTCACGACGACCACCACCGTGGCGCTGGAGTGGGACGCGGCCCAGCCGGGGTCGCTCCCGGTCACGGAGTACGAGGTGTACCGCGGCGAGACCCTCGCCGCCACGGTCACCGGTACCTCGGCCACGATAACCGAACTGACCCCGAACACCGAGTACACCTTCACCGTGGTGGCCAAGGACCGCAAGGGCACCGCGTCGGAGCCGAGCGCTCCGCTGACGGTCAGCACCAACAACCCTTCCGACGACACGCAGGCGCCCACCGCACCGAGCAACCTGCGTGCCACCGACGCGAACTCCAGCAGCATCACGCTCGCCTGGAACGCGTCCACGGACAACACCGGCGTCGCCGCCTACGATGTGTACCGCGACGGCACGCTGACCACCACGGTGGCCGGAACCTCAGCCACCGTCGACGGTCTCTCACCGTCCACAAGCTACTCGTTCACGGTCAGGGCGAGGGACGGCTACGACAACACCTCGGCGCCCAGCTCCGCGATCACGGTGTCCACAAGCGACGTCGTCGAGGGGCACGCCAAGGTAGGGTACTTCGTGCAGTGGGGTATCTACGGCAGGCAGTACTTCGTCAAGAACCTGGACACCAGCGGTGCGGCCGCGCGGCTGACGCATATCAACTACGCGTTCGGCAACATCGACCCGAACGACCTGACCTGCCTGCAGGGGGTCACCAAGGGCACCTCCCCGGACCCGCAGGATCCCAACCAGGGTGACGGCGCGGGTGACGCGGAAGCCGACTACGGGCGGCCGATGTCGGCGGCACAGTCGGTGGACGGGGTCGGCGACACCGGCTGGGAGGACCTGCGCGGCAACTTCAACGAGTTGCGGGAGCTGAAGGCGAAGTATCCCCATCTGAAGGTGATGATGTCGCTCGGCGGCTGGACGTACTCGAAGTACTTCTCCGACGCGGCCGCGACCGAGGCCGCGAGGGAGAAGTTCGTACGCTCGTGCATCGACATCTACATCAAGGGCAACCTGCCGGAGTACAACGGGGCGGGCGGCCCGGGAAGTGCCGCGGGCGTCTTCGACGGTATCGACCTCGACTGGGAGTGGCCGGGCGCCGAGGGGCATGCCGGCAACCACGTCAGCCCGGAGGACAAGCGGAACAACACCTTGCTGGTCGAGGAGTTCCGGGAGCAGTTGGACGCGCTCGGCGAGCAGACGGGTGAGCGTTACCAGCTCACGGCGTTCACGCCCGCCGACCCGGCCAAGATCGAAGCTGGCTGGGAGCTGACGGAGGTCGCGAAGGACCTGGACTTCATGAACGTCCAGGGCTACGACTTCCACGGCTCCGGCAGCGACAACTCCTGGGAACCGAACCGTACCGGGCACCAGGGCAACCTGTTCGTGGATCCGGATGATCCGTACGACTTCCACTTCAGCGTGGAGGACGCGATCGATGTCTACCTTGATGCCGGGGTCAACCCGCGCAAGCTCACCATCGGGCTGGCCTTCTACGGCCGTGGCTGGCAAGGGGTTGCCGATGGTGGGGCGAACGGTGAATGGCAGTCGGCGAACGGTGCCGCACCGGGGCAGTTCGCCGAGGAAGCCGGTACCCGCGGGTACAGCAACCTGATGTCCAGCGTGTCGAACTGTTCGGTGCACCACGACCCGGTCGCCGTGGCCAGCTACTGCTATACCGGTGACGGTGGGCAGTGGTGGACCTTCGACGACACCTGGTCGATCGAACGCAAGACCGACTGGATCAAGGAAAAGGGCCTGCTCGGCGCGATGATCTGGGAGATGTCCGGGGACACCCGGAACGGAACCCTGATACGGGCCGTCGATTCCGGCCTGAACTAA
- a CDS encoding DUF368 domain-containing protein: protein MPTPWKQAPLNVVRGGLIGAAETVPGVSGGTLALVTGVYTNLIDAAGELLSALRLLVGDLVKGKGIARGRTALRGIDWALVLPVLAGMAVALVLAAKLLAPVLEDHPEHALGAFGGMILASVIVPLRAMGAAPRGLDYLLILLAAVACAVLTGLPGGEIADPPLWLVGIVAAFAINALVLPGVSGSFLMLTVGIYAPTIAAVNDRNLAYLGVFALGALIGLGLFVKGLQWLLHHRKQATLAVMTGLMIGSLRALWPWQDDDRTLLAPYGDVGGVIALAVTGAVLVIALVVTEARIHPRKGADRRDDATASV, encoded by the coding sequence ATGCCCACCCCTTGGAAACAGGCGCCCCTCAACGTCGTTCGCGGTGGTCTCATCGGGGCCGCGGAGACCGTCCCCGGGGTCAGCGGCGGCACGCTCGCGCTGGTCACCGGCGTCTACACCAACCTGATCGACGCCGCGGGCGAGCTGCTGAGCGCGTTGCGCCTGCTGGTCGGCGACCTGGTCAAGGGTAAGGGCATCGCACGTGGCCGCACGGCGCTGCGCGGGATCGACTGGGCGCTGGTGCTTCCGGTACTGGCCGGGATGGCGGTCGCGCTGGTGCTGGCGGCCAAGCTGCTCGCGCCGGTTCTGGAGGACCACCCGGAGCACGCGCTCGGCGCCTTCGGCGGCATGATCCTCGCCTCGGTGATCGTGCCGCTGCGCGCGATGGGGGCGGCCCCGCGCGGGCTGGACTACCTGCTCATACTGCTGGCCGCGGTGGCCTGCGCCGTGCTCACCGGGCTGCCCGGAGGGGAGATCGCCGACCCGCCGCTGTGGCTGGTCGGCATCGTGGCGGCCTTCGCGATCAACGCGCTGGTGCTGCCCGGGGTTTCCGGCTCCTTCCTGATGCTGACGGTCGGCATCTACGCTCCCACGATCGCCGCGGTGAATGACCGCAACCTGGCCTACCTCGGGGTGTTCGCGCTCGGCGCGTTGATCGGTCTCGGCCTGTTCGTCAAGGGGTTGCAGTGGCTGCTGCACCACCGCAAGCAGGCCACGCTGGCGGTGATGACCGGCCTGATGATCGGGTCGCTGCGGGCGCTGTGGCCGTGGCAGGACGACGACCGAACGCTGCTGGCGCCCTACGGCGACGTCGGCGGGGTGATCGCCCTCGCGGTCACCGGTGCGGTGCTGGTGATCGCGCTGGTGGTGACCGAGGCTCGGATCCACCCCCGGAAGGGCGCCGACCGGCGCGACGACGCCACCGCGAGCGTGTAG
- a CDS encoding alpha/beta fold hydrolase: MNPEPPGHFADADGVRYHYLDLGTGSPTVFLHGGGPGCTAWSDFGPVAPLFAADRRCLLVDILQYGKSDKCVISGPMWDFHAARTVALLDALGIDRADFVCNSWGGTIALNLAARYPDRARALVVTGSMPVHHGPLAPLPERGRRGRNARDAYYGGEGPSLAKMRELMARLEWYDPDAIPEFTVRLRYEQSLDPGERALAGASDQPRGEWQDLTEQLGRITAPVLFAWGMYDAFLTPDYPLMLARMIERGQLYVMDRAGHHPQEERPYDFYSLVTGFLDQRHG, translated from the coding sequence GCCGACGCGGACGGTGTCCGCTACCACTACCTCGACCTCGGCACCGGCAGCCCGACGGTCTTCCTGCACGGCGGCGGGCCCGGCTGCACCGCCTGGTCCGACTTCGGCCCGGTGGCGCCGCTGTTCGCCGCGGACCGCCGCTGCCTGCTGGTGGACATCCTGCAGTACGGCAAGTCGGACAAGTGCGTCATCTCCGGCCCGATGTGGGACTTCCACGCCGCCAGGACGGTCGCCCTGCTGGACGCACTCGGCATCGACCGGGCCGACTTCGTCTGCAACTCCTGGGGCGGGACCATCGCGCTGAACCTGGCCGCCCGCTATCCGGACCGGGCGCGGGCGCTGGTGGTCACCGGCAGCATGCCAGTGCACCACGGCCCGCTGGCTCCCCTGCCGGAACGGGGCAGGCGCGGCCGCAACGCCAGGGACGCCTACTACGGCGGCGAGGGCCCGAGCCTGGCCAAGATGCGCGAGCTGATGGCCAGGCTGGAGTGGTACGACCCGGACGCCATCCCGGAATTCACCGTGCGACTGCGCTACGAGCAGAGCCTGGACCCAGGGGAGCGGGCCCTGGCCGGCGCCTCCGACCAGCCGAGGGGCGAGTGGCAGGACCTGACGGAGCAACTCGGGCGGATCACCGCGCCGGTACTGTTCGCCTGGGGTATGTACGACGCCTTCCTCACCCCGGACTACCCGCTGATGCTGGCACGGATGATCGAACGCGGGCAGCTGTACGTCATGGACCGGGCCGGACACCATCCGCAGGAGGAACGCCCGTACGACTTCTACTCGCTGGTTACCGGTTTCCTGGACCAGCGGCACGGCTGA
- a CDS encoding M14 family zinc carboxypeptidase — translation MGKTRFVSVSSALSAFLVLAALLAAPAQAAPTSEQGGHGRVDPRPSTAKLAFELQRLRLFSRGAVEVSPIGRSNEGRPVWSARVGHGPLRILYLTQQHGNEPLGTPAALEFLREAGLGHSPYQRWLRSRVTVDIVVRANPDGHERDWRYNYAPEADPEFGEQGKGYDINRYHNPELAPEDNPATEAGLIQRHYAEFRPDIVVDYHMQGRYRDDEGKEITGSVKWPTHPEADPAAVSLSKQVTVVAAESMNAAGGNISQYPGGNYQGIARNAYGLRGSGSVLVELSAMPAEHEQAQIRRATFAMLAIARGTANGSLRKIDPAAAEKIPPRGDPIGRATRADSA, via the coding sequence ATGGGGAAAACACGGTTTGTTTCCGTATCGTCCGCCTTATCCGCTTTCCTGGTCCTCGCCGCCCTCCTGGCCGCGCCCGCGCAGGCCGCGCCCACATCCGAGCAGGGCGGGCACGGCCGGGTCGATCCGCGGCCGAGCACCGCGAAACTCGCGTTCGAGCTGCAGAGACTACGGCTGTTCAGCCGCGGCGCCGTCGAGGTGTCGCCGATCGGCAGGTCGAACGAGGGCAGGCCGGTGTGGAGCGCCCGCGTCGGCCACGGCCCGCTGCGCATCCTCTACCTCACTCAGCAGCATGGGAACGAGCCCCTCGGCACGCCCGCCGCGCTGGAGTTCCTCCGGGAGGCCGGCCTCGGCCACAGCCCCTACCAGCGCTGGCTGCGTTCGCGGGTGACCGTGGACATCGTGGTGCGGGCCAACCCCGACGGGCACGAGCGGGACTGGCGGTACAACTACGCGCCCGAGGCCGACCCGGAGTTCGGCGAGCAGGGCAAGGGCTACGACATCAACCGCTACCACAACCCCGAACTCGCGCCCGAGGACAACCCGGCCACCGAGGCCGGGCTGATCCAGCGGCACTACGCCGAGTTCCGGCCGGACATCGTGGTCGACTATCACATGCAGGGCCGGTACCGCGACGACGAGGGCAAGGAGATCACCGGCTCGGTCAAGTGGCCGACGCACCCGGAAGCGGACCCCGCGGCCGTCAGCCTGTCCAAGCAGGTCACCGTGGTCGCCGCGGAGTCGATGAACGCGGCGGGCGGCAACATCTCCCAGTATCCCGGCGGCAACTACCAGGGCATCGCCCGCAATGCCTACGGCCTGCGCGGCAGCGGCAGCGTGCTGGTGGAGCTGAGCGCTATGCCCGCCGAGCACGAGCAGGCGCAGATCCGCCGGGCCACCTTCGCCATGCTGGCCATCGCAAGGGGCACCGCGAACGGTTCGCTGCGGAAGATCGATCCGGCCGCGGCCGAGAAGATCCCGCCGCGCGGTGACCCCATCGGTCGCGCCACCCGGGCCGACAGCGCGTAA
- a CDS encoding putative bifunctional diguanylate cyclase/phosphodiesterase, producing the protein MSLPDDDPRPLARHSTAREEARWRLKLARKWAYRLSMTVYLPISHEHLEEELLRLVDTLSEAASSEPFGTEAAAEAGARLVDLHATGRSSLQCTMEILGKGLLARRPPRQPERIERVLALLSALASGYSERLRMSVFDQQESVNGALIDTLQEAGRNLRASEAQFDELFARSASGVAITDLDGNLARTNGSFQKILDRGAEDLSGLTVFDLVAPDEAESLRDVWRDLLRSRPRQASHTQQWRRFTRGDGETVLAKLSVALLRDGADQPDRYVAVIEDDTELTLLQRRLSHQSLHDMLTGLPNRQFFTSRLEQMLRQADPAAGVTLYHLDLDGFSLIADGLGRAAGDHLLCVVAERLEQVVRAERAMVARFGGDEFAIVIENGPETRDMLGTVHAINEVLAEPVYLAEYGVAIPASIGVVDRPPPDIAPDELLRAADLTLRRARRKGRGQWELFDASEDARDRTRFGLAAQMPGAWENGEISVAYRPVFGTAEGRTVGVEAVLRWAHDGIGVLDHDRCVALADETGLTVPLGAWLLRSACARIAGYGQLPLSVVLTPNQAGDPDLVGTVLRALEQADMLAHRLRLVFPLPELVAGHGEVLDNVRVLTDLGVCVVLGDFAGGLADLAGLEDVPVCAVRFSQRLVRQLSRPAGRFAIREELAGLVRLMHAADVRVVVDGIETDEQARWWREIGADRALGGYFAPGEPATDLDSLLR; encoded by the coding sequence ATGTCGCTCCCCGATGACGATCCGCGCCCGCTCGCCAGGCACTCGACCGCACGAGAGGAAGCCCGTTGGCGGTTGAAACTCGCCAGGAAATGGGCCTATCGGCTGAGCATGACGGTGTACCTCCCGATATCGCACGAGCACCTCGAGGAGGAGCTGCTGCGGCTGGTCGACACCTTGTCCGAGGCCGCCTCGAGTGAGCCGTTCGGTACCGAGGCCGCCGCGGAAGCCGGCGCGCGGCTGGTGGACCTGCACGCTACCGGTCGATCGAGCCTGCAGTGCACGATGGAGATCCTCGGCAAGGGTCTGCTCGCCCGGCGGCCGCCGCGGCAGCCGGAACGGATCGAGCGGGTGCTCGCGCTGCTGTCCGCGCTGGCCTCCGGTTACAGCGAACGGCTGCGGATGTCGGTGTTCGACCAGCAGGAGAGCGTGAACGGCGCGCTGATCGACACCCTGCAGGAGGCGGGCCGGAACCTGCGGGCGAGCGAGGCGCAGTTCGACGAGCTGTTCGCCCGATCCGCGAGCGGCGTCGCGATCACCGATCTGGACGGCAACCTGGCCAGGACGAATGGCTCCTTCCAGAAGATCCTGGACCGCGGCGCCGAGGACCTCTCCGGGCTGACCGTGTTCGACCTGGTCGCGCCGGATGAGGCGGAATCGCTCCGGGACGTCTGGCGCGACCTGTTGCGGAGCAGGCCGCGGCAGGCGTCGCACACCCAGCAATGGCGCCGGTTCACCCGCGGCGACGGCGAGACGGTGCTGGCGAAGCTGTCGGTCGCGCTGCTGCGCGACGGGGCCGACCAGCCGGATCGGTACGTGGCGGTCATCGAGGACGACACCGAGCTCACCCTGTTGCAACGCAGGCTCAGCCACCAGTCCCTGCACGACATGTTGACCGGATTGCCGAACCGCCAGTTCTTCACCAGCCGCCTGGAACAGATGCTCCGGCAGGCCGATCCGGCGGCCGGGGTGACGCTGTACCACCTGGACCTCGACGGGTTCTCGCTGATCGCCGACGGACTCGGCAGGGCGGCGGGTGACCACCTGCTGTGCGTCGTCGCCGAGCGGCTGGAGCAGGTCGTACGGGCGGAGCGGGCGATGGTGGCCAGGTTCGGCGGCGACGAGTTCGCGATCGTGATCGAGAACGGCCCGGAGACCCGGGACATGCTGGGCACCGTGCACGCGATCAACGAGGTGCTGGCCGAACCGGTGTACCTCGCGGAGTACGGCGTCGCCATCCCGGCGAGTATCGGCGTGGTGGATCGCCCGCCGCCGGACATCGCGCCGGACGAGTTGCTCCGCGCCGCCGACCTCACCCTGCGCAGGGCGCGACGCAAGGGTCGAGGGCAGTGGGAGCTGTTCGACGCGAGCGAGGACGCGCGGGACCGCACCCGGTTCGGCCTGGCGGCGCAGATGCCAGGGGCCTGGGAGAACGGCGAGATCAGCGTCGCCTACCGGCCGGTGTTCGGCACGGCGGAGGGCAGGACCGTCGGCGTCGAGGCGGTGCTGCGCTGGGCACACGACGGGATCGGCGTGCTCGACCACGACCGGTGCGTCGCGCTGGCCGATGAGACCGGGCTGACCGTGCCGCTCGGTGCCTGGCTGCTGCGCTCGGCCTGCGCCCGGATCGCCGGGTACGGGCAGCTCCCGTTGAGCGTCGTGCTGACCCCGAATCAGGCCGGTGACCCGGACCTGGTCGGCACGGTGTTGCGGGCGCTGGAGCAGGCGGACATGCTCGCGCACCGGCTCCGGTTGGTGTTCCCACTGCCGGAGCTGGTCGCCGGGCACGGCGAGGTGCTGGACAACGTGCGGGTGCTCACCGATCTCGGGGTGTGCGTCGTGCTCGGCGACTTCGCCGGCGGGCTCGCCGATCTTGCCGGGCTCGAGGACGTGCCGGTCTGCGCGGTCCGGTTCTCCCAGCGCCTGGTGCGCCAGCTGAGCCGCCCCGCGGGTCGCTTCGCCATCCGCGAGGAACTCGCCGGGCTGGTGCGGTTGATGCACGCGGCCGATGTGCGCGTGGTGGTGGACGGGATCGAGACCGACGAGCAGGCGCGGTGGTGGCGGGAGATCGGTGCGGATCGGGCCCTCGGCGGCTACTTCGCGCCGGGCGAGCCGGCGACGGACCTCGACTCCCTCCTGCGATAG